The following coding sequences are from one Mycobacteriales bacterium window:
- a CDS encoding antibiotic biosynthesis monooxygenase: MANAPTVGLLVTLQAKPGQESAVESFLNSGRALVDDEPATTAWFAIRLGPSTYGIFDVFPDDAGRDAHLSGRVAEALMAQAPDLFSEGPKIEKVDVLASKLP; encoded by the coding sequence ATGGCAAACGCACCTACCGTCGGACTTCTCGTGACGCTGCAGGCGAAGCCGGGCCAGGAGAGCGCCGTCGAGAGCTTCCTCAACTCCGGCCGAGCGCTGGTCGACGACGAACCAGCGACCACGGCGTGGTTTGCGATCCGGCTCGGGCCATCGACGTACGGGATCTTCGACGTCTTCCCCGACGATGCCGGCCGTGACGCACATCTGTCGGGCCGGGTCGCCGAGGCGTTGATGGCACAGGCACCCGATCTCTTCAGCGAAGGGCCGAAGATCGAGAAGGTCGACGTCCTCGCGTCAAAGCTGCCTTAG
- a CDS encoding DUF3151 domain-containing protein codes for MSSHQNLIPEPPATRLPPQIDAEAARASTDDPAQVAAHFPTYSAAWADLADIAYADGRIVDSYAYARVGYHRGLDSLRRAGWKGFGPVPWSHEPNRGFLRCLHDLARAAGEIGELDEAERCAEFLRESDPEAARVLGG; via the coding sequence ATGAGTTCCCACCAGAACCTGATACCCGAGCCGCCGGCCACCCGGCTGCCCCCGCAGATCGACGCCGAAGCTGCCCGCGCCTCGACCGACGACCCGGCGCAGGTTGCGGCCCATTTCCCCACCTACAGCGCGGCATGGGCCGACCTTGCCGACATCGCTTACGCCGACGGGCGGATCGTCGACTCCTACGCCTACGCGCGGGTCGGCTATCACCGCGGCCTCGATTCGCTGCGTCGAGCAGGGTGGAAGGGCTTCGGGCCGGTGCCGTGGAGCCATGAGCCCAATCGTGGGTTCCTGCGTTGCCTGCACGATCTCGCCCGCGCCGCCGGGGAGATCGGGGAACTCGACGAGGCCGAGCGGTGCGCGGAGTTCCTGCGGGAGTCCGATCCCGAGGCGGCCCGCGTTCTCGGCGGCTAG